The following coding sequences lie in one Sporomusaceae bacterium FL31 genomic window:
- a CDS encoding pyridoxamine 5'-phosphate oxidase, whose protein sequence is MMRRKDREITGFDHILKVMKCCKVCHVAFFDDEYPYVVPMTFGIEVNENNEVNIYFHGAKEGRKHDLIKKDNKVSFVMEDIHGIVTGPQVGACECTMEFECVMGTGTIEYVAEEEKFAALQTMLQQYDVQEGKDNYHFQHQVVPRIHVLRLRVNSLSAKKREVATQK, encoded by the coding sequence ATGATGAGAAGAAAAGACCGTGAAATTACCGGCTTTGATCATATTCTAAAAGTCATGAAGTGTTGCAAAGTCTGCCATGTAGCATTTTTTGATGATGAGTATCCATATGTAGTTCCGATGACTTTTGGTATAGAAGTTAACGAGAACAACGAAGTGAATATTTATTTTCATGGTGCTAAAGAGGGCAGAAAACATGACTTAATCAAAAAGGATAACAAAGTCAGTTTCGTTATGGAAGATATTCATGGCATCGTGACCGGTCCTCAGGTAGGTGCCTGTGAATGCACGATGGAATTTGAATGTGTTATGGGAACTGGAACGATCGAATATGTAGCAGAAGAAGAAAAATTTGCGGCATTACAAACAATGCTGCAGCAGTATGATGTTCAAGAAGGTAAAGATAACTATCATTTTCAGCACCAAGTAGTACCTCGGATTCATGTATTGCGCCTGAGAGTCAACTCTTTATCAGCAAAAAAACGTGAAGTAGCTACGCAAAAGTAA
- a CDS encoding ATPase — translation MDYVHVSIITSTIGTASIVLVYIYLYVLYRHRYMGIWALGWLLLLSRYILFDLGLLPWKQSALGLITYQMMIIISILLFVWATHLFINKKLSNWWVYGTALVSCLSIMINILSSSLTYKLFLPIYFGCTVCIWIGITFIRNVQLLKIGRLITGYSYILWSLLNILAPIILSGSWTLPWAHSIGGLLRLFIAVGTLLVYFENTRTALANTEKKYRLLAENAADIIYSYQILPEAKLEYISSSVLTVTGYSPEEYYADNHLVLTLIHPDDHCLFEEFIHNLPKSLESPLTLRLLRKDKTTLWLEQKFNSIYDENNKLIALHGITRDITTRKNLEKISSMLDRMNVVGSMAATVAHEIRNPMTTVRGYLQVMGRREKYQADKEIFNLMIAEIDRANSIIREYLSLSREKRANLEQSSLNSIIDALFPLIQADANSSKVVVSLDLAAIPELSLDENEIRQLLLNLIRNSIEAMPNGGNLAIHTFQEDNQVVLSVSDQGTGIPSHILDQLGIPFITTKDTGTGLGLAICYQIAHRHNAKIKISTHPEGTTFFVYFSLPI, via the coding sequence ATGGATTATGTTCATGTATCAATAATCACCTCAACAATTGGCACCGCTTCCATAGTTCTCGTCTACATATATTTGTATGTACTCTATCGCCATCGCTACATGGGGATATGGGCTCTTGGCTGGCTTCTCCTACTTTCACGTTATATCCTATTTGATCTAGGGCTGCTCCCTTGGAAGCAGTCTGCCTTAGGTTTAATCACCTATCAAATGATGATTATCATCAGTATACTGCTATTTGTCTGGGCTACTCATCTCTTTATCAACAAAAAGCTTAGCAACTGGTGGGTATACGGAACTGCCCTTGTCTCTTGCCTTAGCATAATGATAAATATTCTATCTTCATCGTTAACTTATAAATTGTTTCTCCCCATCTATTTTGGCTGCACTGTATGTATATGGATTGGAATAACCTTTATACGCAATGTACAACTACTAAAAATCGGCCGTTTAATTACCGGCTATTCTTACATCTTATGGAGCCTGCTCAATATTCTTGCACCGATTATCCTTAGTGGTTCATGGACTCTCCCCTGGGCTCACTCTATTGGAGGTTTGTTACGTCTGTTCATAGCTGTTGGCACCTTGCTGGTATACTTTGAAAACACTAGAACAGCTTTAGCAAATACAGAAAAGAAATACCGTTTATTGGCAGAGAATGCTGCTGACATCATCTATTCTTATCAAATTTTGCCTGAGGCAAAACTCGAATATATCAGTTCATCTGTTTTGACAGTCACCGGTTACTCTCCTGAAGAATATTATGCCGACAATCATTTAGTTTTGACTTTGATTCATCCTGACGATCATTGCTTATTTGAAGAATTTATTCATAATCTTCCTAAATCGCTTGAATCACCCCTGACATTGCGGCTGCTTCGAAAAGACAAAACAACCCTATGGCTAGAACAAAAATTTAACTCTATTTATGATGAAAATAATAAGCTTATCGCATTACATGGAATTACTCGTGATATTACAACTCGAAAAAACTTAGAAAAAATATCCTCCATGCTAGACCGCATGAATGTAGTAGGTAGTATGGCAGCCACAGTTGCTCATGAAATTAGAAATCCTATGACGACTGTACGTGGCTACTTGCAAGTTATGGGAAGAAGAGAAAAATACCAAGCCGATAAAGAAATTTTCAATTTGATGATTGCAGAAATTGATAGAGCCAATTCAATTATTCGTGAATATCTTTCTTTGTCACGAGAAAAACGAGCAAATTTAGAGCAAAGCTCGTTAAACAGTATTATTGATGCCTTATTTCCCTTAATCCAGGCAGATGCTAATTCTTCAAAAGTAGTTGTATCGCTTGACCTTGCCGCTATTCCCGAACTATCGCTAGATGAAAATGAAATCCGACAACTGTTGTTAAATCTAATACGCAATAGTATTGAAGCAATGCCAAACGGTGGTAATTTAGCTATCCATACATTTCAAGAAGATAACCAGGTTGTTTTATCGGTCAGTGACCAAGGAACAGGAATTCCCTCCCACATTCTGGATCAATTAGGTATACCCTTTATTACTACTAAGGACACGGGGACAGGGTTAGGGCTTGCCATATGCTATCAAATAGCCCATAGGCATAATGCCAAAATTAAAATTAGTACCCACCCTGAAGGCACTACATTTTTTGTTTACTTTAGTCTTCCAATTTGA
- the hcp_2 gene encoding hydroxylamine reductase: protein MENSMFCYQCEQTFGGKGCTKSGVCGKTPEIANLQDLLIYQLKGISCYAKELIDQKKTIDQKVVKFVENSLFTTLTNVNFDVDVHLRLLQESQKIKETLRNQAPQKHYPDAATYNLSDTKESRLQDSVKAGIMYDQTLDADIRSLRSTILYGLKGISAYGHQARFINYKSELVDHFYFQGLEATTNDKLNLEDLIRMTMRAGNISVEVMRLLDEANTTKFDNPSPHSVNVNPQKGPFIIVSGHDLHDLEMLLEQTKGKGINIYTHGEMLPAHGYPSLKKYPHLVGNYGSAWQNQQQEFDNLPGCVLMTTNCLMRPRETYKDRIFTTNVVGWEGVKNIKVSEDGTKDFSEIIAKALALGGFTDNQEAQEILVGFGHHATLSHAGTIVNAVKAGQVNHFFLIGGCDGARPGRNYYTEFAQQVPQDCIILTLACGKYRFNKLDFGTVAGLPRLLDIGQCNDAYSAVRIATALADAFDTDVNSLPLSIVLSWYEQKAVADLLALLSLGIKGMLLGPSLPAFLSPNVLQYLVETFDIRPISTPEDDLKSLLKQTVTV, encoded by the coding sequence TTGGAAAACTCTATGTTTTGCTATCAATGTGAACAAACTTTTGGCGGAAAAGGCTGTACAAAAAGCGGCGTTTGCGGCAAAACTCCAGAAATTGCAAACTTGCAAGATTTATTAATCTACCAACTAAAAGGGATCTCCTGCTATGCCAAAGAGCTGATCGATCAAAAGAAAACCATTGACCAAAAAGTAGTCAAATTTGTAGAAAACTCCTTGTTTACGACCTTAACCAACGTGAATTTCGACGTTGACGTCCATTTGCGCTTACTGCAAGAGTCTCAAAAGATAAAAGAAACCTTGAGAAATCAAGCCCCCCAGAAGCACTATCCCGATGCAGCGACCTACAATCTAAGCGACACGAAAGAATCAAGGCTTCAAGATTCCGTAAAAGCAGGCATTATGTATGATCAGACTTTGGACGCTGACATACGCTCCTTGCGTTCTACCATCCTATATGGCTTGAAAGGCATCAGTGCTTACGGACATCAGGCAAGATTCATCAACTACAAGAGCGAGCTAGTCGATCACTTTTATTTTCAAGGTCTGGAAGCCACAACCAATGACAAGCTAAACCTCGAAGATTTAATTCGCATGACCATGCGCGCTGGTAATATCAGCGTAGAAGTTATGAGACTGCTGGATGAAGCAAATACAACAAAATTTGATAATCCCTCTCCGCACAGTGTCAATGTCAATCCCCAAAAAGGTCCCTTCATTATTGTTTCCGGCCATGACCTGCATGATTTAGAAATGCTGCTCGAACAAACCAAAGGCAAAGGCATCAATATCTACACCCATGGTGAAATGCTGCCAGCCCACGGTTATCCATCATTAAAAAAATATCCGCATTTAGTTGGTAACTATGGCTCAGCTTGGCAAAACCAACAGCAAGAATTTGACAACTTACCAGGCTGCGTATTAATGACCACCAACTGTCTCATGCGTCCCCGGGAAACTTATAAAGATCGCATTTTCACCACCAACGTGGTTGGCTGGGAAGGCGTAAAAAATATTAAAGTCTCTGAAGACGGCACCAAAGACTTCAGTGAAATTATTGCCAAAGCGCTAGCGCTCGGCGGCTTCACAGACAACCAGGAAGCTCAGGAAATCCTTGTTGGCTTTGGCCATCATGCAACTTTGTCCCACGCGGGAACAATTGTCAATGCTGTCAAAGCAGGCCAAGTAAACCATTTCTTCCTGATTGGCGGCTGTGACGGAGCACGGCCAGGCCGCAACTATTATACGGAATTTGCCCAGCAAGTTCCGCAAGACTGCATTATTCTGACTTTGGCGTGTGGTAAGTATCGGTTCAATAAACTGGATTTCGGAACAGTGGCTGGTCTCCCCCGCTTATTGGATATTGGTCAATGTAATGATGCCTATTCGGCAGTCCGAATCGCTACTGCTTTAGCGGATGCATTCGATACTGATGTAAACTCGCTGCCGCTTTCCATTGTGCTTTCCTGGTATGAACAAAAAGCAGTGGCTGACTTATTAGCGCTGCTATCACTGGGAATCAAGGGCATGCTTTTGGGGCCAAGCCTGCCGGCTTTCCTCTCGCCAAACGTATTGCAATATCTGGTCGAAACATTCGATATCAGGCCTATCAGCACCCCAGAAGATGATTTAAAGAGTTTACTTAAACAGACCGTAACTGTCTAG
- a CDS encoding LysR family transcriptional regulator: MDLRLLKTFLSVAKTENITQSAEEMNFSQPTVTTQIKALEEHFGILLFERVGKKLYITEAGKCLIGYAEKLLITHREAQTALQEFNHDKAIKIGLGTAVAAHTLSPILQDFQKKMPHVTVSIEHCFDLPITVKGILDNSFDFAMVHDEIIHNKILQFNVSVQKLVWVVRPSLIDQYGHDVWRHPFIALKRGSIYRKSYDGLFQEKGIRPVLEYSDSEAIRQAVLNGLGVGILPEVLIRDSLYDGTLVAFEDVPKLEIIFSVILHKEKIFTRATYELLTRIAEHVNCQSTLQDYLQSI; the protein is encoded by the coding sequence ATGGATTTACGCTTATTAAAAACCTTTCTTTCTGTTGCTAAAACAGAGAATATCACCCAGTCTGCAGAAGAAATGAATTTTAGCCAACCTACTGTAACCACTCAGATCAAAGCTTTAGAAGAGCACTTTGGGATATTGCTCTTTGAGCGGGTTGGCAAAAAACTATATATCACAGAAGCGGGAAAGTGCTTGATCGGCTATGCAGAAAAATTACTTATTACGCATCGCGAAGCCCAAACGGCTTTGCAGGAATTCAACCATGATAAGGCCATCAAAATAGGGCTCGGCACAGCAGTTGCTGCCCATACCCTTTCGCCGATTCTGCAGGACTTTCAGAAAAAGATGCCTCATGTTACGGTAAGTATCGAGCATTGTTTCGATTTGCCGATTACGGTCAAAGGGATATTGGATAATAGTTTTGATTTTGCTATGGTGCATGATGAAATTATTCATAATAAAATTCTGCAGTTTAACGTTTCGGTGCAAAAGCTGGTATGGGTTGTGCGTCCTTCTCTGATTGATCAGTATGGCCATGACGTTTGGCGGCATCCGTTTATTGCCTTAAAGCGAGGCAGTATTTATCGCAAAAGCTATGATGGCTTATTTCAAGAAAAGGGTATTAGACCGGTTTTGGAATACAGTGATTCTGAAGCAATCAGGCAGGCCGTGTTAAATGGCTTGGGAGTGGGTATCTTGCCGGAAGTTTTGATTCGCGACAGTCTCTATGATGGCACATTAGTTGCATTTGAGGATGTACCGAAACTTGAAATTATATTTTCGGTGATCTTGCATAAAGAAAAGATATTTACAAGGGCAACGTACGAACTATTAACAAGGATTGCTGAGCATGTCAATTGTCAAAGTACGCTCCAGGATTATTTACAATCGATATAA
- a CDS encoding MFS transporter, which translates to MEKFLAAAKKLYRNALLVGGLAHFIHDGFTDMLYVFFPIWQAQFSLTFTEIGFLKTLFSGTMASFQVPSGHLAKRIGEIRLLLLGTVLTSISVFLYGWAPVPVVLSCLLVIGGLGSSVQHPLSSSLISNAYPDKADRRAALSIFNVAGDVGKLLLPATVSLIISLVSWQAASQVVGIIGLGIALALFKTSKNVMDQHVQQKSAACTNTTVLGKASPGFWALVMIGMIDSSTRMGFLTFFPFVLQEKGAGVTTIGLALSLIFAGGALGKFVCGMLATKVGIIRSVVITEILTACCIISMLSFSLHIDIILALFLGVALNGTSSVLYGSVPELVSEENRNQAFAVFYTATIASGAFSPWLYGAASDLVGINTAVILVALVVLLAIPLTIPMKGKLVG; encoded by the coding sequence ATGGAAAAATTTTTAGCTGCGGCCAAGAAACTATATCGTAATGCTCTATTAGTTGGAGGTTTGGCACATTTTATACATGATGGGTTTACCGACATGCTGTATGTGTTTTTTCCGATTTGGCAGGCGCAGTTTTCATTGACATTTACGGAAATCGGTTTCTTGAAAACGCTGTTTTCCGGAACTATGGCCAGCTTTCAAGTACCGTCAGGTCATTTAGCGAAGCGAATAGGCGAAATTCGGCTGCTGTTATTGGGGACAGTACTGACAAGTATTTCCGTGTTTCTGTATGGGTGGGCACCGGTACCAGTGGTTTTAAGCTGTTTACTTGTTATCGGAGGCTTAGGATCGAGTGTACAGCATCCGTTATCCTCGTCGTTAATTTCTAATGCTTATCCGGACAAGGCTGACCGCAGAGCTGCGCTGAGTATTTTTAATGTTGCCGGCGATGTAGGTAAACTGCTTTTGCCGGCAACAGTATCCCTAATCATCAGTTTGGTTAGCTGGCAGGCCGCAAGTCAGGTGGTAGGGATCATCGGGTTAGGAATAGCCCTTGCTCTTTTTAAGACAAGTAAAAATGTGATGGATCAGCATGTGCAGCAAAAAAGCGCAGCATGCACAAATACTACAGTATTAGGGAAAGCAAGTCCAGGCTTTTGGGCTTTGGTCATGATCGGAATGATTGACAGCAGCACCAGAATGGGTTTCTTAACTTTTTTCCCTTTTGTACTGCAGGAAAAAGGGGCGGGGGTGACTACAATAGGCTTAGCGCTTTCTCTGATATTTGCAGGGGGGGCTTTGGGGAAATTTGTATGTGGGATGCTGGCTACAAAAGTGGGGATAATTCGGTCGGTCGTCATTACGGAAATACTGACTGCTTGCTGTATAATAAGCATGCTCAGTTTCTCATTGCATATTGATATCATCCTGGCTTTGTTTTTAGGCGTGGCTTTAAACGGTACTTCTTCAGTCCTTTATGGCAGTGTTCCAGAACTAGTATCTGAAGAAAATAGAAATCAGGCTTTTGCGGTGTTTTATACAGCAACGATTGCTTCAGGGGCATTTTCGCCTTGGTTGTATGGAGCCGCAAGTGATCTTGTTGGCATCAACACAGCTGTAATCTTGGTCGCACTCGTGGTATTACTGGCCATTCCATTAACCATTCCCATGAAGGGAAAGCTCGTCGGCTGA
- a CDS encoding LysR family transcriptional regulator encodes MDIRAMKHFYTIVEEGNISHAAKRLNIAQPPLSKQMKQLEDELGVQLFERGSRRIRLTEAGQLLRERAEQILGLVDGTVKELTELNSGLTGTLRIGTVTTSGATLLPNWISKFHALYPNVTFQLWEGDGNRILELLDNRVIEIGIIRSPFDSDIYESIVLPDEPLVIAMKREGCYCGEDPGKVRLSELANQPLIIPLRWRAMFTEWCESAGFRPKIVCVSDGIVHNIRWAKLGIGMALVPQSSEELISDSDLIYKTIIEPTVTTHSVIAWVRNRTLSASSKHFLDLFKEII; translated from the coding sequence ATGGACATACGGGCGATGAAACATTTTTATACGATTGTTGAGGAAGGGAATATTAGTCATGCCGCCAAGCGTCTTAATATCGCTCAGCCGCCTCTTAGTAAACAAATGAAGCAACTGGAAGACGAGCTTGGCGTTCAACTTTTCGAGCGAGGCAGCCGTCGAATAAGGCTGACTGAAGCAGGGCAGCTGTTACGGGAGCGGGCAGAACAAATCCTAGGATTAGTTGATGGCACGGTAAAAGAGCTTACTGAATTAAACTCTGGTTTGACAGGAACGCTGAGAATCGGGACGGTAACAACATCAGGTGCTACGTTGCTGCCAAATTGGATTAGTAAGTTTCATGCCTTGTATCCGAATGTTACCTTTCAGCTATGGGAAGGTGATGGAAATCGGATTTTAGAACTATTGGATAATCGCGTTATTGAAATTGGTATTATACGATCACCTTTTGATTCGGATATTTATGAATCTATTGTTTTACCGGATGAACCATTGGTTATTGCTATGAAACGGGAAGGGTGCTATTGTGGTGAGGATCCTGGTAAAGTTCGACTCAGTGAATTGGCTAATCAACCGTTGATTATTCCTCTGCGCTGGAGAGCGATGTTTACAGAATGGTGTGAGAGCGCAGGGTTTAGGCCTAAAATTGTCTGTGTGAGTGACGGTATCGTTCACAACATAAGGTGGGCTAAGCTGGGGATCGGTATGGCGCTAGTTCCCCAATCCAGTGAGGAGCTGATTTCAGATTCGGACTTGATCTATAAGACGATTATTGAGCCAACCGTTACAACGCACTCGGTGATTGCCTGGGTGCGCAACCGCACTTTATCCGCAAGCAGCAAGCACTTCCTTGATTTATTTAAAGAGATTATTTAA
- a CDS encoding VOC family protein, giving the protein MQKIVPHLWYDKEAKEAALFYISLFEQSKLLNVAVIENTPSGDSEVVSFTLAGQQFQAISAGPYFRFNPSISFMVACYSVEEVNTKWAALLEGGTELMPLGEYPFSKWYSWIQDRYGLSWQLMLIDKGKPVQKITPNLLFSNDSCGKAEAAVKYYAETFKDSEIGMISRYGEGEAASSKAKINYAAFKLCGIDFSAMDNGFDVDFNFNEAFSFIVKCEDQQEIDTFWNRLSAVPEAEQCGWLKDKFGVSWQIVPGNMDEVLFKGSRDEIRRVTQAFLKMKKFDLAALENARLGNPS; this is encoded by the coding sequence ATGCAAAAAATAGTTCCTCATTTATGGTATGACAAAGAAGCTAAAGAAGCTGCCTTGTTCTATATCAGTTTATTTGAGCAATCGAAACTATTAAATGTGGCAGTTATCGAGAACACCCCCTCAGGAGATTCAGAAGTCGTAAGCTTTACATTGGCTGGACAACAATTCCAGGCAATCAGTGCAGGTCCATACTTTAGGTTTAACCCATCAATTTCCTTCATGGTAGCGTGTTACTCAGTAGAAGAAGTGAATACCAAATGGGCGGCATTATTAGAGGGCGGAACTGAACTAATGCCACTTGGCGAATACCCTTTTAGTAAATGGTACAGCTGGATTCAGGATCGCTATGGCTTATCTTGGCAGTTAATGCTTATTGACAAGGGAAAACCTGTCCAAAAGATTACCCCAAACCTGCTTTTCTCAAATGATTCATGTGGGAAAGCTGAAGCAGCAGTAAAGTACTATGCCGAAACATTCAAAGACTCAGAAATAGGAATGATCAGCCGATATGGCGAAGGGGAAGCAGCGTCCTCAAAGGCAAAAATCAATTATGCGGCATTTAAGCTTTGCGGTATTGATTTTTCAGCCATGGATAATGGATTTGATGTCGATTTCAATTTTAATGAGGCATTTTCATTCATTGTTAAATGTGAAGATCAGCAAGAGATTGATACCTTTTGGAATAGGCTTTCTGCCGTACCTGAAGCAGAGCAATGCGGCTGGCTAAAGGACAAATTTGGGGTATCGTGGCAGATTGTTCCAGGCAATATGGACGAAGTCCTGTTTAAGGGATCACGGGATGAAATCAGGAGAGTGACCCAAGCTTTCTTGAAAATGAAAAAATTTGATTTAGCTGCCTTGGAGAATGCGCGCTTAGGAAATCCATCTTAG
- a CDS encoding DUF421 domain-containing protein — translation MINLDHVYEAIWHTLISFIYLLFLTRIMGRKQIAQLTFFDYVTGISIGSIAAVVAVDQSIELDVLIASLSVWTICMMITNFLTKNSVPARKIIDSHPVVVIHNGKILEEQLGRMHYNIDDLLMQLRIQSVFDPSEVELGIMEPNGELSVKKRPQFSTVTNQDLNIIRSESLASEFTGRQLVVDGIVIDKELKTLGVSTQWLVDQLKLQGVVDITDILVASIKPDGTLYIDKKIDNLNPILNHEN, via the coding sequence ATGATCAACTTAGACCATGTTTACGAAGCGATATGGCATACTCTCATTAGTTTTATTTATCTCCTCTTTCTCACCCGAATCATGGGACGTAAACAAATCGCACAACTGACATTTTTTGATTATGTCACTGGAATTTCAATCGGATCAATTGCCGCAGTGGTAGCAGTTGATCAATCTATTGAACTAGATGTTCTTATCGCCAGTTTATCTGTCTGGACTATATGTATGATGATCACAAATTTTTTAACTAAAAATAGTGTTCCAGCTCGTAAAATAATCGATAGTCACCCAGTAGTGGTCATTCATAATGGGAAAATTCTTGAAGAACAATTGGGTCGAATGCACTACAATATTGACGACTTATTAATGCAATTACGAATACAGAGTGTTTTTGATCCAAGTGAAGTTGAACTAGGTATTATGGAACCCAATGGGGAATTAAGCGTAAAAAAAAGACCGCAGTTTTCTACAGTAACAAACCAAGACTTAAATATCATTCGATCAGAATCGTTAGCCTCTGAATTCACAGGCAGGCAGCTTGTTGTTGACGGTATAGTGATAGATAAAGAGTTAAAAACTCTCGGGGTATCCACGCAATGGTTAGTTGACCAGCTTAAACTACAAGGTGTAGTAGATATCACAGACATTCTAGTAGCAAGTATCAAGCCTGATGGCACATTATATATAGACAAAAAAATAGACAACTTGAATCCGATACTTAACCACGAAAATTAG
- the yrhP gene encoding putative membrane protein YrhP, which produces MRSADWEVNEILIPGAELYSFMVIILLMIMSPGANQILILQSGMILGHQAAAYNVIGVASSMFIHALFAGLGLSVLIMQSPELQGAIKGIGSAYILYLACKSLINAYHLYRQNHTPATDESQSVTTSQETFAQSFKKGFVSNMLNIQTSFIFLSIFPQYMNQQNNLIAQSFLLTGIFISLLFAWYTLLIIVMASVRERLLHPKIQLSIKSFTGLILFAMGIRMLLR; this is translated from the coding sequence ATGCGATCAGCAGATTGGGAGGTGAACGAAATTTTAATACCTGGCGCTGAGTTATATTCTTTTATGGTGATCATTCTTTTGATGATCATGTCACCGGGAGCCAATCAAATTTTGATCTTACAGTCTGGAATGATCTTAGGACATCAAGCGGCAGCTTACAACGTCATAGGAGTGGCCAGTTCTATGTTTATCCATGCCTTGTTTGCTGGCTTAGGTCTTTCTGTTCTCATCATGCAGTCACCCGAACTGCAGGGAGCGATTAAGGGGATTGGATCAGCCTATATTTTGTATTTAGCCTGCAAAAGCTTAATAAATGCCTACCACCTTTATCGACAAAATCATACCCCGGCAACGGATGAAAGCCAGTCCGTTACGACGTCGCAAGAGACCTTCGCCCAATCTTTTAAAAAAGGCTTCGTCTCCAACATGCTTAACATACAAACATCCTTTATTTTTCTATCCATTTTCCCGCAATATATGAATCAGCAAAACAATTTAATTGCCCAATCTTTCCTTCTTACTGGAATATTCATCAGCCTGCTATTTGCCTGGTACACCCTGCTCATTATTGTCATGGCCTCAGTACGTGAGCGCCTTTTACACCCTAAAATTCAGCTTTCTATCAAATCATTCACCGGCCTTATCCTATTTGCCATGGGGATTAGAATGTTGTTAAGATAG
- a CDS encoding diguanylate cyclase, protein MSFLDTHTIYFLTLLGNLIMLLMLAIFAKTTGFEGLMRYFIYGKLLQTIGAALGVFRGLISVDLSIILGNSFVYLGGALEVYCIVYVDKLPLAGVTKRWIQVVAGITVGFTLLYLAGANTGTRVFVSAMILTGYSLAAAAGLFLRKNTTNLRKIVAVFFVVLAASQFVRALDALPRGGNYPLFAASSLQTISFIGIYVHMLISTMAYLLMSRELIDIKLKEAATKDYLTGIYNRMQFMQLSEALLSLMIRQQKPATVFMIDFDYFKVINDTYGHAVGDSVLIQFSRETQAIIRTEDLFGRYGGEEFIIFSPNTTAREALIMGQKIKSKIEISSANDLIIPKYTVSIGMATMIPETLMDLDKLIGRADQALLQAKRNGRNQIVQSDIEQ, encoded by the coding sequence TTGTCTTTTTTGGATACACATACGATTTATTTTCTTACGCTTTTAGGCAATCTTATTATGCTTTTGATGCTGGCTATCTTTGCAAAGACTACTGGTTTTGAAGGTTTAATGCGATATTTTATATATGGGAAGCTGCTGCAAACCATAGGCGCTGCTCTGGGCGTATTCCGGGGGCTGATATCGGTTGACCTGTCGATTATATTAGGTAATAGTTTTGTTTACTTGGGCGGTGCTTTGGAAGTCTATTGTATCGTTTATGTTGATAAACTACCGCTTGCAGGTGTAACCAAACGATGGATACAAGTGGTAGCAGGGATTACCGTGGGGTTCACACTGCTTTATTTGGCCGGTGCCAACACGGGTACTAGAGTTTTTGTTAGTGCAATGATTTTAACAGGGTATTCACTGGCGGCGGCAGCAGGACTATTTTTGCGTAAGAATACCACGAATTTACGAAAAATAGTGGCCGTCTTTTTCGTGGTTTTAGCTGCTAGTCAGTTCGTCCGGGCTCTGGATGCATTGCCGCGGGGTGGGAATTATCCGTTGTTTGCTGCGTCGTCCTTGCAAACGATTTCTTTTATCGGTATCTATGTGCATATGCTGATAAGCACAATGGCATATTTGCTAATGAGTCGTGAACTTATTGATATAAAACTGAAAGAAGCGGCTACCAAAGACTATCTGACAGGTATTTATAACCGTATGCAGTTCATGCAGTTGTCGGAAGCACTACTGTCATTAATGATCCGACAACAAAAACCAGCCACAGTCTTTATGATTGACTTCGATTATTTTAAGGTTATTAACGATACGTATGGCCATGCTGTTGGCGATAGCGTACTGATCCAATTTAGCCGGGAGACGCAAGCCATTATTCGTACTGAGGATTTATTTGGCAGATACGGTGGTGAAGAGTTTATTATCTTTTCACCCAATACCACGGCTAGAGAAGCGCTCATTATGGGGCAGAAGATCAAATCGAAGATAGAGATAAGTTCTGCTAATGATTTAATTATTCCTAAGTATACCGTTAGTATAGGAATGGCCACAATGATTCCTGAAACCCTTATGGATCTGGATAAGTTAATTGGTCGGGCCGATCAAGCCTTGCTACAAGCCAAAAGAAATGGGCGTAACCAAATTGTTCAGTCTGATATTGAGCAGTAG